In Telopea speciosissima isolate NSW1024214 ecotype Mountain lineage chromosome 10, Tspe_v1, whole genome shotgun sequence, the DNA window AGAGTCTAGTTTCTGCGTTAATCTGCTTAGATAGTTATCATTTTAACTAAAGGGAATCTCTAATGATTAAGTGGATGGTTAGGATCGACTTATCAGCTcatctttattttaattaaggGAACCTCCTAATGATTAAGTAGATGGTTAGCAGCAACCTATCAGGTCATATTCATTTTAATTAAGGGTATCTTCTATGGTTGGAGTGTTGGACTATCAAATGGTGGGTTCCCGGCTTCCAGCACCTTGGAAGTCAAAATTTCCTACTAGTACGCTTGACTACTACCAAGTCAGCAAAGATTAATTTGATTGTATGTATTTGACTCGGATTGTTCTAGCTTTCTGAAGTCTAACCTTTTATGCTATTCTTATTTTGGTTCTATATTGATACCATATTGGTTGTCAGTAGCTAATCATTTCTCATGTCTATGTAGGGGGAGATGTCTAAATGGGCCTCTATCCCGAAGATATTTGCATACTGAAATTTGGTCAGAGAAGGTGATATCTTCCTCTTCACATACAGCTCATTTTTATTtgatgtatatatgtatatttttggtATTGGTAACTCCCCTTTCTCCACCAAGGAGATAAATTTCGTCAGAGGTCTAGGAAGTTCTAAATTTACCTTCGTAGAATTTCTGCTCTAAATTCACGTACATTGAAGCTCCTTTAGTAATACCCAAAGTTGTGTAATCTTCTTCCTTACTAAAGAGTTTGGAATCCTGCTATTCGAATTAAGCAATAAACCCACAATTTGTGACTTGTATTCAAGAGTTCTTGTTCAATCTTTGCCGCTTCCTATTTTGAGTATTGGCTATTGAGACTGGTTGTCAAGGTTGGTTAGACAGTCTAGTAAGAGTTGGTTCATCCACATCTAATTTTTCTGTGCACTGGTGCTGTAAGGCCCGTAACTGCTAACTGCAGAGGCAGGGCTGGATACAACAAGCATATGAGGAATTTTGGCCTCCCATGCTAACTGTTGATGGGCATGGTTCAGCAAAACTGTGTCAACCATCTTGGACCATGAGAACCCTTAATACAGGTACCATGATGGTTATAAAATGATTAAATTAGAGCTTGAATCTTGGAATCCTTGGCACAATCTTGGAATCCTTGGCACATGATGTCTACATTTGGTAAATGATTAAATTAGAGCTTGAATCTTGGCACGTGGCTAATCCATACTTAGATATCCAATGATCAAAGTTGCCACATCCATGTGGCACAACTAGGGCTCCGTTTGGTTTAAGGGAAATTGAAGGgaaattttgtaatcattatccaacTCGATTAtataaactatttaaatttcttactatactttttttattattttacttttcaaatccaatGGTTTAGACTTTTAGATGTAAAGTGagatttaataaccaaatatgaaatgatttggagtCGGTTACAAAACCATTTAGGGGTAATGATTAGAAGAGTTAGTTTATTAGGTTTGAAAGTTTTCACTTCACTTCCCTTCAATTACCCTGCAACCAAGCGGAGCAAGTGAAGGGAAGCAAACTTTGGAGTTCGTGACATATCTCTAGGAGGGGCAGAAAGATCCTTTGGAAAAGAAGATTCCCAAGCTCTCCTTTTGATGGTAACTCAAAGTGGTGTGAAATTTTGACTATGAATAAAGGAAAAGGTTTTCCTGTGAGTGAAGGAAAATTACACTCATCTAGGACCCAAGCCAACTACCATCTAACAGTTATTTAAGGTATAATGGAATGGGTTTGGTAAAAGCATGTTGGAACCAGCTCCATTTCAGCTTTGCATATTTTTCATGATATGGTGcacacccaaaaaacaaaaaggaaaagttcACATCTTTACGTGGAAGTATCGATTCTTATATGTGATGtagaaaaatattacaaaagTTTTACAAATCTTTGGATTGAATCATAATGCTGAGTCACGATTAAAATTGTTCAAATTGCTGTTAGGAAACCATCATGGTAAGAGCCTTGTACAACAGTATATCATTACAACTTAATTGTTGCAGGAGCCCAGGAGTGCTCCCATCACAAGATGATGCCAGGAGTCGAATCTTTCCTTGGCAAGAGGTGCCAAGTGGTAAAAGCCTCTGTGCCTACATTACAGGGCTGATTCCTTCCCTGGTAATTTGGGAGTTatggaaagaaaggaacaacAAAAGGCACGGAGAAAAAATGCGAGCTGCTGGTTCTGTTATTGAGAGCATTGAAGCCTGGATGAAAGACGTATATTCCTTATCCTCCCAAGTTTAGGTGCTCGGATTCTCATAGGGAAGTATTAATTCTTCAATGTTTGGGCTTATCGGCTCCTCCTTTTAGATTGAAGCGTCATCTCTCTGTTTATTGGTGTCCCCCCTTCGTCACGGTTAAGctcaatgtggatggtgcttgtagGGGTAATCCTGGTATaggagggggtggaggggttATCAGAGACAAGGAGGGTGTTGTTTTGGCAGCCATCTCCAACTTTTATGGTGATTGCACTAACTCGGTTGCTGAGTTGAAAGCTTTGAGAGATGGCTTGAAGCTGTGCCATGATTTAGGCCTCACAGATTTTATGGTCAACTTAGATTCTGCTACCACAGTAAGAATGATTAACCAAAAGAGGTGCAACCTATGGAGGCGATGGTACTGGTTCCGGGAGTTGATGGTATTGTTGCATTCTACTCGACCTCTAATATCCTTTGCTTATAGGGAAAGTACCAGGGCAGCCGATTGGCTAGCCAACTTAGCTTATGATACAGGGGCTTCTATCGTTTCCACTATGGCAGCCAACCATCGGGGGATGTGCAACGTATTCTTCGGGAAGACAGTGTTGGTTTGcctttaggctatgtttggttggcaagaaatggatagaaaagaaatgaaaaaaattcattttttttttaatttgaggagagagatagacacataaatcaatcattgtctctatccctctcctcaaatttaaaaagaaattgaattttttccttttcttttctatccatttgttgtcaaccaaacatagcctaagggGAGTTGGGTCGGACTGCAATTAGTGAGGTTAGTCCTCAATTCTGACCGGATTGTGGATGCGAAAGGAcactctttctttcttgtggTGGAACCTGACATTCATCCTCCTAGAAGTGATTATCGCCAaaacaagaaatagaaatttgGAATTTATGCCCTATCCCTTTTGCCATATCATTCTTCTACGAGGTAGGGTGGCTTGCAGCATTGCCTCACAAGAGGCACGTCCCAAGTTCTAGTTATATTGCTTATTTGCATGCACCTTAAAAGACAAACAACAAACTTCCATTGATGAGTTTTGATTTGCATGTATATAGTATCTTGTGTGATATATGATGGGATATAAGTTGGAAGACttcattttaattaatttgtaCTGTATATGCTATTATTATGTTCATCAAATGATTTCCTGTGTCCAATGGAGGGGTGAGATGGGGAAGGCAGTGTTAGAATAACAACGCCTAGAAtgatgattttgcaaaaaaacaaacgaagagaaagagaagaacaagcacacaagacaagatttacatggttcaccccTAAGAAGGAAGGCTAAATCCACGACCAAGAGATAGAACGATCCACTACTTTTGTGAAGCAAAATACAAACCCTCACCCACACATCTttcaaagagataacaacattatataagaaaatccgaacccagaaagtacaaaactacccctagagacccacccagtttgattCGGAATTGAACCAAGTCAAccaacatatgtcgacataCATATCAAATTGAAGATTTCGACGAGCTTTACAGGTATGTGTGCACTTTTGGCCATTCTGGCTCGTTTCGAAGgcgaaatcaggcttcaccaataacaggtAAGGGGTCATTTCCGTagggggtgagagagagagagacctagGCTGGGCACAACGCCGGCGTGCTATATGCCTATATTTTTGCTCCCAAATGTTAAAACATGAATtgtattaaaattttattaaaaatgtactatattattatttaccaaaaagaaGTATTTTATTATTACCATGTTTGTTTTTTAAGCCGATTTTTTAtagggattttattattgaagTCCAAGCTAGTTTAGTACTCTTATGTATTTGCATTCCTTTAATTATTGTTATACACATGTAcatattcttattttatttttgaagataTAGTCAAAGTAGTTAGAAGGAAAGTTTGTACTAGGAACTTTTCATATATATAACTGCTTTAATATTGTCATGTGGATAGATGATGTGGTAATTCTGATAATTGAATAGAAAGTTCTTGGTCTGAATTAGTCATGTATCAAATTTCATGGCCAAATCCAATCAAGTAtcctcccatgtattggcatgcatcccaaTATATATTCATACATATTCATGGAACTCCTAGTACTATTGTTCACTCTCTCACAACCTTGAATTTTGAAAGCTCCGTTGAACATGGATATTTAGCTCATGATATCGGTTGACGGCGATATGGATACTGAACCACTACGTATAAGACATAGCAGCCCGATTctcatggttttaagtatcatTTTTTGTTCGGAATTGACAATATCGGTAATAGAACCGATATTGTGACTAGTATTGGTCTATATCGTCGTATCATATGGTTTGACCCTCAAAGATACCAATGCCATACCCTTTGGACTAAGGTTATTTATGAGATTTCATAACCGTGTCAATGACCCATATTGGATTGGTATCGATATCAGTTTTGGCTGATATGATACATATCGGCCGATACTAAACTGATAGCTAAAACCTTGCAGATTCttgataaaaaacaaaatgaactgagtttccctccacctatggttaatgggatcccattcaccaccgggcaggagaagggggagagggtatcaagagggtatttggGGAACATTCTAAAACCCTATATGAgtttgtaaaccctaggatAACCGATGAACCGTCTTCTGTAGGTGGGGGAAAAATAGTCCAAAACactattatttttttagaagaatcATACCCATACAGTCATAGCGGGAGCCTCATTTACCCTTTGTCCGTACTGTTACaccaaatccaaacccattTCAGACCCACAAATCACTGACCGTCCAAGGTAACAGCTGTCAATAAGATACAAAATCTAGGACTAACAGAAGCTTCGGCGACCCACCGCTTCATAAACCACACGTGGGTGCACATGGGACTTGAGTTTTTGTGGGCCCGTATTATTGTTTTAATACAAGCATCACAAAATTCTGTGTCCTTCTTTCTTACTAACCGTTACAAACCCTACTTTTCAAAGGACCCCAAGCGCCCATTCCGACCGTTTAAAACCCATTTCCTAAGACCAAAGATTCCTACCACGATTCCCACTACTTTTAACCGTATTCACTTCCTCCGTcgtcttcttccctctttcaaATCCATCCTTACTTCCAATTCACAAACTTCTGTAACCTGCGCCAAGAACCCTGCAACTTCGTCTCACAGCATTCGAACTTCCCTTCCATTCTTGAGCTATCTTTATGGCTAGAAAGGCAAGGCTCACCATGAGTTCAACAACGCCAGGtaaaattattctttttttgtcCTTATTCGTCTTCTTTTACAAATTTTCGACCGTTCCGATAGCCGTTGCCGAGAATGTTAGGTTCGACTTCTCTTCTTTCGGTATTAGGAATCTCACTCTCCTCGGCGACTCTTACCTCAGAGATGGTGTTGTAGGCCTTACCCGAGAGCTTAGTGTCCCTACTTCCAGCTCCGGAAGTGTTATCTGCAATTTACCGATTTCCTTCTTTGATCCTGAGACCAATAGCTCAGCTTCTTTTTCTACCAGATTCTCTTTCGCGATTACCAACGTCAGTCCGAGCTCATATGGTGATGGGTTGGCGTTCTTCCTGTCCCCTGATAATCAGACTCTTGGAAGCCCAGGTGGGTTTCTAGGTCTTGTTAATTCTTCTCAGATGACCAAGAATAGTTTTGTTGCTGTGGAATTCGACACTCGTTTGGATCCCCAATTCAATGATCCAAGCAACAACCACATTGGGTTGGATATTAACAGCCTAAATTCAATCAAGGTGGAAGACCCCACTTTGAGTGGTATTGATCTTAAGAGTGGTAATTGGATCACGGCATGGATTGATTACAAAGACGATCAGAAGAAGTTGAATGTCTGGATGAATTATTCAAGTTCCAAACCAGAGAAACCAATGCTTTCGGTGGACATTGACCTCTCTAAATATCTCGCGGAAACCATGTACGCGGGGTTCTCGGCATCTACTGAGGGTAGCACAGAGGTTCATCTGATCAAGGAGTGGACCTTCCAGACTTTTGGATTCCAACCTGTGAAACCACATTCTCCGCCTCAGAATGAGTCTGATAACTCGAAGACTTATGGCATTCCAATAATTCCTATCTCTAATTCCaccaacaaaacccaaaaaaatcttGGTTTGGGCCTTGGAATTCCTGGTACAGCTTTATTTTTTGTAGTTGGCATGGTGTTTGGCTGGATAACTGTTAGGAAATGGAACATCATTGGGACAGATGCTAGCTTCAAACAAGAGCTTTTGAAAGGCCCGAGAGAATTCGGTTACAGAGAGATAAAAGCTGCGACAAAAGGGTTTTGTCCCAGCCGAGTCCTTGGCCATGGAGCATTTGGAACCGTTTACAAAGCTTGTTTTCTCGGTTCAGGAACTATTTCTGCAGTTAAAAGATCAAAACATTCTCACGAATGTCTAACCGAATTCCGTGCTGAACTCTCCATAATAGCTAGTTTGAGGCACAGGAATCTAGTTCAGCTTCAGGGTTGGTGTGCTGAGAAGGGTGAGTTATTGCTAGTCTATGAATTCATGCCTAATGGGAGCCTTGATAGCATCCTGTATCAAGAACCTGACGAGGGTGTCTCACTAAATTGGTCCCAAAGATACAACATTGCATTGGGGATTGGATCTGTTCTGGCTTACTTACACCAGGAATGTGAGCAGCAAGTCATCCACAGAGATATAAAGACCAGTAATATATTGCTGGATGGAAACTTCAATCCAAGGCTTGGAGATTTTGGCCTTGCAAGGCTCATGGAGCATGACAAGAGCCCTGTTTCAAGTCTAACAGCTGGGACAATGGGATATCTTGCTCCTGAGTATCTTCAATATGGAAAAGCAACTGAAAAGACAGATGTTTTCAGTTTCGGTGTGGTTATACTTGAAGTGGCCTGTGGGAGGAGGCCTATAGAGAAAGATGTAAATAACCATAAGGTGGTTAATTTGGTGgattgggtttggggtttgcaCTCCAAAGATAACCTTAATGAAGCAGCAGACAAGAGGTTGAATGGGGAATTTAAGGAGGAGGAAATGAGGAAGTTGTTGCTTGTGGGTCTGAGTTGTGCAAACCCAGATTGCAAGGATAGACCTTCAATGAGAAGAGTCTTCCAGATCCTTAATGGTGAGGCAGAGCTTCCACTTGTTCCAAAGATGAAACCAAGTATTACTTTCTCAAGCAGCTTGCTATTGAGCCTCGAAGATATCATTTCTGAGTCTGAAGAGAGCAAGGCACCTAGCCGTTTGAATGAGATCATAATCAACTGAGGTAAGCTCCACTGATTTCTTATTTAAACAAAGTGATGCTGGATTTTAGTAGCTCTTATTATAGTTATAGTTTTGAATCTCTTTTGTTTGATAATTAATGACTTGTCTCCTGAGCTAAATTAATCTAATTGCATGTTACAGATAGCCCAGTTATTCTACTTATTGAACTAACTTCCATTTAGAAATTTGCAGTTAATCCTGAATATGATAAGTTGCCTCCGCACATGTACACTGAAACTCTGCTTCCATCTTAGTTAAAGCTTCTATTGTTCACAACAGTGATCTGGCAACTGGAACCTTTTAGTCTAAGACCAGAATTAACCCCACAATACTCCATGATAATGAAGAGCCTTAGCTTAAAGATTACATGGTATATTTCTGCTATTGGAACCAAAGAAAGTTCTGCAAATGATTTGGACTCTGTGTTTCTCCTTTGTACAGACTCAGACGAGGTTCATCCAGAAGAAAGTTGGGAGTTGTTAAAAGCAACAATATCTCGCAGTCTTTATTGTCTTCTAATGAAACCACAACTGAAATTCTAAGCCACAGCAGCAAGGATCGGAATAAACTGGAACTGAGAGGATAGGTGTGCTtgtctttttctgtttcttttactcttatttttctcttgctattttttcattctttatttatatttgtaAAAGACAAGTATGTGGCCTTTTCTGTTATCATAGTCAAAAGTGCCTCTTGGGATGATTCGTTCTCCTTGCTTCTATACTTGAGCATGTTTCTACAATAAGAAAGACAACTTGCAAATACAGAAAAGTAAGTGCTGTTTGAGTCTACATGTTTGACAGCAAATCTTGCAGTTCTTGGATTTTTGTGGAAACTTATTTGCTGCACTCTTTACTTAAATCATCAATGATTGACTTCACTACCAGTGTAAGACTATACAGACTTCACTTTGTGACCTTGTTCAAGCAAAACCAATTCCATACATGATAAGAAATTAGGAACTGTAGCTGTTCATGGAAACAAAATCAATTCATACTGTTCAATCAGTTACCCATTCTTTCCAATTGAACCATGGAATATTCTATGTGATCTGGTCAGTCTCAATACTCTCTAGTTAATGCAtcctgaagaaaaaaaaacatctacTTTTGCATAGAACTGTAACAACAGTGACTTGATAATGCATTACTAGGACACTACCATGAATGAAGGATCAATGTTACCCAGGTACAGGAAGGATCTGACTAGTTTATGACTATTTGTACCCAAAAGTGTTCAATATACGGGCTAAGATCCTATTTTGAAGAGTGCAGGTAGCACATTTGGTAACGTTCATCAATGGAAATTGGTTATTAGTCCTCCAGTTAAGGGTACGTATCACAAGATTCAGGTCAAAAAGTTGACTGCAAAGTAATCTGATTTTTGGTTATTAACATGGTTTATTCAGCATGAGGTGCAGACTCTCCCAACCCTCAATTATACATTCTAAATGAAAAACCACTTCATAGTTGAGTTTAAAACAAAAGTTACAATGGCCTGCCACAAACCATATGCATGGGCCATGTAGTACATTTGGCCTAAATTTATCTGTCACAGGAATTACATTAAGAAGGGGATGAGACTGCATGCATGATGCTGAGAATTAGAATTGGAAAAGAAGATATATTTATGAGTGACTATAGTTACAAGAGGAATTCTATCCAAGCCAGCTGAAATCCTTGCAAGCCTTCtacagaaaaagaaacaaaagccaATCACGGTTTCTTTGGTTGGACACAAGTCAATTGGGCATGTTGGCCCTTTACATAAGATAGGTTGCAATTAATAGGCATGATAGTTGGGTCCTTCTACAAATTTGAATCACCGTGACAGAATAACTAGCGAAGGAACTTTTAAAAGATCCGAAGGAGATTGAAATGTGAACCGCCATCTGGTACCAAACAAGCAATCCTTATTTAATCTTTTTTAAGCTCTGAATTCAAAAGCTATTTGGAAATGAAGAGAAAGTACAAATGCCAATAATTGTTTCTGTCCTTTGAAGTCTAACCTTTCTCTAACACAAATGGATAAAATCTTAAATTAAGATTTAGACAACTCATTGTATATTGGATTGATGATCTCAAAAGGGTATATGCTTGCAGGACCCAAACACTTCTAAGCAAAATATGTTCATTGGAAAATAATTATAGCAGCATAAAATTGCCAATACTTTTTAGAAGGCTAAATTACACTGTAGCAATTTATGATAAAAGTGTTTCATTAACTTATCCATCTCTTCTGTTTGAGTGGCTTCATCCATCCAGTTCTCTGAAGGATAGGTCGCAGGATCCAATCCTGGAGAGCAAGTCTCAAGCTCCCACTAGGTTGATATCCTTGGTCACGGTCATATGATAAGGCCTGGCAATGTATGGTTTCTAGTGGGACCTTCAATTATTTATCCATTCAAATAATTACTTTGTGTTCTCCATGGGAGAGATCAGACATTCTGTGCCACTTTGGTAACTACCCCCATACAGTGGACATGATAAAGCTTCTCTGGGGTCTTGGTAAACAACCCAGTAGAGCATACAGGGTCTTTGATAAACAGACTAGCTAGAAAGACActaaaaatgaaataaacatgATGAAGTGCCTCAACATATTCTGCTGTGCTAACTGATTTGGGCTGCTTCAACTTACCTTCATTACATATTCTTCATGTTAGGTACTTTTAAAAACTTCTATGTTTCAGAACCTCAAACCACTTGGTTCTTCACCTATTTGGATaagaaaaatattgaaaaaggcaggattaaaaaaatggaaaaatgctTACTGTCATAGTCAATTGATAAAATTTAGTGACAATTTCGCTCTTGATTAGCATGGAAGCTCAGGACATATGTTGCTTACTTGATTGAAGCCAATTTTCATTTATAGGACTGGCTTTGGCATATGTAAACAATGATTTATGTGCTGCAAGAGGGCAAGATCATCCTTCGATGGGTCTTGATCTGGGACATCTTCTGTATCAAAAACCAAACTGATAGGATTATTATAACAAGAATTATGCTTCTATGGGTTTTGCAGGTTGGTTGCTAGATGGTTAATATATGTGTCATAATAGACCACAACTACAATCATCTGATTATGTTgagtttaaaaaaagaaaaaagaaaaatggaccATCAAAACAACAGTGTCCTCTGATCATGGAGCTATACAATTATAAAATGATTATAACCACACTTTGATCTAACATTGATGAATGATATTTAATGAACTTAAATCTTAACAGTTTGTAGTTGTAAGTGCCATGAATTCTCGTGTGAAAATtaggagtcaccacctagattagggtctGAGGCTTTTGAATTGAATTCCTAAAAATATAATCAAGACGAAATAATAGTTTTGTATCTGGTTATGAGGTGGGAAGAGATTAGGCATCTGTTTCCCCCATCCAAAAGGTGGTTCTTTAATATCTACATGTTTTGTTTCTTATCAGTATAGCCCCAAAACAAAATGAGACACAAAAATCAAACATATAGAACAGAACAGAAATGAGATAAAATTCTGATAAGATGAAGTTAAGAATAGCACAGATTATTTTTGGAGAAAAATGTGAtcctaaaaatatatatataatgcatTAGTGTGTGGCATG includes these proteins:
- the LOC122644049 gene encoding probable L-type lectin-domain containing receptor kinase S.7 is translated as MARKARLTMSSTTPGKIILFLSLFVFFYKFSTVPIAVAENVRFDFSSFGIRNLTLLGDSYLRDGVVGLTRELSVPTSSSGSVICNLPISFFDPETNSSASFSTRFSFAITNVSPSSYGDGLAFFLSPDNQTLGSPGGFLGLVNSSQMTKNSFVAVEFDTRLDPQFNDPSNNHIGLDINSLNSIKVEDPTLSGIDLKSGNWITAWIDYKDDQKKLNVWMNYSSSKPEKPMLSVDIDLSKYLAETMYAGFSASTEGSTEVHLIKEWTFQTFGFQPVKPHSPPQNESDNSKTYGIPIIPISNSTNKTQKNLGLGLGIPGTALFFVVGMVFGWITVRKWNIIGTDASFKQELLKGPREFGYREIKAATKGFCPSRVLGHGAFGTVYKACFLGSGTISAVKRSKHSHECLTEFRAELSIIASLRHRNLVQLQGWCAEKGELLLVYEFMPNGSLDSILYQEPDEGVSLNWSQRYNIALGIGSVLAYLHQECEQQVIHRDIKTSNILLDGNFNPRLGDFGLARLMEHDKSPVSSLTAGTMGYLAPEYLQYGKATEKTDVFSFGVVILEVACGRRPIEKDVNNHKVVNLVDWVWGLHSKDNLNEAADKRLNGEFKEEEMRKLLLVGLSCANPDCKDRPSMRRVFQILNGEAELPLVPKMKPSITFSSSLLLSLEDIISESEESKAPSRLNEIIIN